The following is a genomic window from Methanofastidiosum sp..
AACAATGCCGCTATGCAACAGGCATGGGACGATATGAGGAGAACAATCTTGGTAGGTCTTGACTCACCACACAACATTCTCGAAAAGAGGCTTGGAAAAGAGGTTACTCCAGAAACAATTAACCACTATCTTGAAGTAGTAAACCACGCTATGCCTGGTGCAGCCGTCATTCAGGAACACATGGTTGAAACTGACCCAAGATTAGTAAAGGACTCTTACGTTAAAGTATACTCTGGAAATGATGAGTTAATCGATGAAATTGACTCAAGATTTGTCATAGACATTAACAAAGAATTCCCTGAAGCCCAAGCAGACCAGCTTAAGAAGTCTATTGGAAAATCAATCTGGCAGGTAGTTAGAATTCCAACAGTTGTTGGAAGAGTCTGTGATGGAGGAACAGTTTCCAGATGGAGCGCAATGCAGATCGGTATGGCCTTCATTGGTGCATACAACTTATGTGCCGGAGAAGCCGCAACTGGAGATTTCGCATACGCTGCAAAGCACGGTTCAGTCATACAGATGTCTGACATGATGCCAGCTAGAAGAGCAAGAGGTCCAAACGAGCCCGGTGGGCTTATGTATGGAATAGTATCAGACTGTGCACAGTCCATGGCAAAATACCCAGATGACCCAGCAAGACATGCTCTTGAAGCAATCGCACTTGCAGCTTTAATTTACGACCAGATATACCTTGGATCATACATGTCCGGTGGTGTCGGATTCACACAGTATGCAACAGCAGCATACACCGATAACATCCTTGAAGACTTTGTGTACTGGGGAATGGAACACGTAAAGGACAAGTACGGAGACCTTGCAAAACAGAAACCAAGTGTAAATCTCATAAACGATATCGGAACAGATGTTGCTATGTACTGTCTAGAGCAGTATGAACTTTACCCAGCAGTTATGGAAACACACTTTGGTGGCTCTCAGAGGGCTACATGTATCTCTGCAGCAGCCGGGTGCAGTGTATCCATGGCAACAGGTAATGCTCAAGCTGGTCTTTCAGCATGGTACCTTGCATGTAACATACACAAGGAACAGATGGGAAGATTCGGATTCTACGGATACGACCTTCAGGATCAGATTGGTGCTTCAAACACCTTCTCATACAGATCTGACGAAGGTTTAGCAGCTGAGCTTAGGGGAGGTAACTACCCAAGCTACGCAATGAACGTAGGTCACCAGAGTGCATACACCGGTATTGTTGCAGCAGCACACTCCGCAAGAGGAGATGCCTGGGCACTTTCACCACACATAAAGGTCGCATTCGCTGACAGGTCACTGCCTTTTGACTTCGCAAACATTACAAAGGAGTTCGGAAAGGGTGCCATGAGGGAATTCGTCCCCGCTGGAGAAAGAGACCTTATTATACCATAAATTAAAAATTTATTTTTTCTTTTCTTATTTTTTAATTTAATTTCCATGAGCATTGGCATCACATACAATTTTTTCTGTCTATTCTTAAGATATCTTTTGACAATAGATGAGATTTTCTTCTTGAAGAAAGAGTTATAAGAACTTAAAATGAAGATTGTTGAAATTTACAAAGAGGCCGTAGAGGAGAACCAATGAAAAATGAAAAAGAAAATAAAAAAGAGCTGCATGTATTTTCATTAGCTTCTTTCTTAAACGATTTGGGCTCTGATATGATTTATCCAATATGGCCTTTGTTTGTAACTGTTTTCTTAGGCGCAGATGTAATTGTCTTAGGACTTATAGATGGTATAGGTGATGCTTTAGTTTCAATTTCTAGCGCATTTTCAGGATACCTATCTGACAAATTCAGGAAAAGAAAAATATTTATCTGGACTGGCTATTTCTCATCAGGAGTGGCTAGATTAGGATACGCCATTTCGCCAATTTGGTTTTATCTCATTCCTTTTAAAGCGTTAGATAGAGCTGGTAAAATCAGAGGTGCACCACGAGACGCAATGATCGCAGAGCTGTCCTCAAAAGAGAATAGAGGAGCAAACTTTGGATTTCTCAGAGCAATGGACAACTTAGGCGCAATTGCCGGAATTACTTTATCCATATTATTCTTTAAATATCTTGGATTTAGAAATCTTATTCTATTGGCATCTATACCTTCATTTTTCTCAGTTCTGATAATATATATTTTCATAAAAGAGAAAAAATTTGACATTCAGAAAAGAAACTTTTCATTAAATTTATTTGACAATAACTTTCGATTGTTCGTATTTGTAAATGGATTATTTGCATTAGGAGCTTTTAGCTACTCATTCTTTTTACTATATGTCAAAGATATTGGATTTTCAATATACACAGTTCCAATATTCTATTTGATTTTTACAATATCAAGTACAATTTT
Proteins encoded in this region:
- the mcrA gene encoding coenzyme-B sulfoethylthiotransferase subunit alpha; the protein is MVYKDEKHNFMQAMKKKFEEAPDKKNTKYYVYGGYKQNKRKVEFFDSGQQIAKERGIPGYNPSVGMPQGQRVLMPYQLSHTDTIANMDDLHFVNNAAMQQAWDDMRRTILVGLDSPHNILEKRLGKEVTPETINHYLEVVNHAMPGAAVIQEHMVETDPRLVKDSYVKVYSGNDELIDEIDSRFVIDINKEFPEAQADQLKKSIGKSIWQVVRIPTVVGRVCDGGTVSRWSAMQIGMAFIGAYNLCAGEAATGDFAYAAKHGSVIQMSDMMPARRARGPNEPGGLMYGIVSDCAQSMAKYPDDPARHALEAIALAALIYDQIYLGSYMSGGVGFTQYATAAYTDNILEDFVYWGMEHVKDKYGDLAKQKPSVNLINDIGTDVAMYCLEQYELYPAVMETHFGGSQRATCISAAAGCSVSMATGNAQAGLSAWYLACNIHKEQMGRFGFYGYDLQDQIGASNTFSYRSDEGLAAELRGGNYPSYAMNVGHQSAYTGIVAAAHSARGDAWALSPHIKVAFADRSLPFDFANITKEFGKGAMREFVPAGERDLIIP
- a CDS encoding MFS transporter: MKNEKENKKELHVFSLASFLNDLGSDMIYPIWPLFVTVFLGADVIVLGLIDGIGDALVSISSAFSGYLSDKFRKRKIFIWTGYFSSGVARLGYAISPIWFYLIPFKALDRAGKIRGAPRDAMIAELSSKENRGANFGFLRAMDNLGAIAGITLSILFFKYLGFRNLILLASIPSFFSVLIIYIFIKEKKFDIQKRNFSLNLFDNNFRLFVFVNGLFALGAFSYSFFLLYVKDIGFSIYTVPIFYLIFTISSTIFSYPFGKMADKIGRKTILRISYLSFAFVCGSLIFTRTFMGVIVIFCIYGLYKAAIEVSQKTLASEICPSDYRATSLGSFQFITGLMAFPASFIAGILWKTLGMNYPLYFSLSLSLISFFLINLVKEQKKC